One stretch of Rhodospirillaceae bacterium DNA includes these proteins:
- a CDS encoding sugar ABC transporter substrate-binding protein, with product MISLKNTLAAAAAAVTLTFSGVALAQEDPGPAAYSAALKDKRVILVPMAMGFDLAQGWAAYIKKEVEGFGGVFETRDPNWSIEAGAQAITEAISSDPKPDVLVVHAPDLNSYVKLFKKAQEAGIYVVAIDNPVNYKVDAFIGSDWDRLGQLEAEAVIKGCGENSSKQIGLVQGDQVNASSLYQYAGIMKVLEKHPDFKVVAKPDSNWDATTARNVTTTMLQQFPDICGIIDFWDGDATGTAAAIREAGKQDKIFLVTTGGGEKVDCDALENGTYGAVVMTELAGQSRDINAIIKYLLQSGQKPGTSSAYIYTLEKATTKADLSPSSCWDLKALQAAAN from the coding sequence ATGATCAGCCTCAAGAACACATTGGCCGCCGCAGCGGCGGCCGTGACGCTGACTTTCAGCGGCGTGGCATTGGCGCAGGAGGATCCCGGACCCGCTGCCTATAGTGCCGCTCTCAAGGATAAGCGCGTGATTCTGGTGCCGATGGCCATGGGCTTTGATCTTGCACAGGGCTGGGCTGCCTATATAAAGAAAGAAGTCGAAGGCTTTGGCGGTGTGTTCGAGACGCGCGATCCGAATTGGAGCATTGAAGCCGGCGCTCAGGCGATCACCGAGGCAATCTCCTCGGATCCGAAGCCGGATGTCTTGGTGGTGCACGCACCGGACCTCAACTCCTATGTCAAACTTTTCAAGAAGGCACAGGAAGCCGGTATTTATGTCGTCGCCATCGACAATCCGGTCAACTACAAGGTCGATGCTTTCATCGGCAGCGACTGGGATCGCCTCGGGCAGCTGGAAGCCGAAGCCGTGATCAAGGGTTGCGGCGAGAACTCTTCAAAGCAGATCGGCCTGGTGCAGGGCGACCAGGTAAACGCCTCCAGCCTCTATCAGTACGCCGGCATCATGAAGGTGCTCGAAAAGCACCCTGACTTCAAGGTCGTGGCGAAGCCGGATTCGAACTGGGACGCGACCACGGCGCGTAACGTCACCACCACAATGCTGCAGCAGTTCCCCGACATCTGCGGCATCATCGACTTCTGGGATGGCGACGCGACTGGCACCGCGGCAGCGATCCGCGAGGCTGGCAAGCAGGACAAAATATTCCTGGTCACCACCGGCGGCGGCGAAAAGGTCGATTGCGATGCGCTGGAGAACGGCACCTACGGCGCGGTCGTGATGACCGAACTGGCCGGCCAGTCCCGTGACATCAACGCCATCATCAAGTACCTGCTACAGAGTGGCCAGAAGCCGGGCACCTCGTCGGCATACATCTACACGCTCGAGAAGGCGACGACGAAGGCCGATTTGAGTCCGAGCTCCTGCTGGGACCTGAAGGCCTTGCAGGCGGCAGCCAACTGA
- a CDS encoding SMP-30/gluconolactonase/LRE family protein, translating into MSFRETRQRWRYNFIPDHLIGEILTKRWTDSAIPFLALVITIVGFGTVIDGFFKPASLSGSTRQLGEFSIVVTGLTIVMLGGGIDLSVGSIFALAAFAAVSSLFIFDLPIWVALFAAISVGAVFGAVNGFLIGYVRLRAFLTTLVTFIIGRAIYDILVVNFASQVQLSDVTSDTWDFIGDGTVFGIPISVVVALFIALLAHIALTRSRPGWHILAVGGSRRSAHNAGIQVRETVFMTYVISGICCGVAAFLFACRLSGAGPGTGHNLEIMALTAAVVGGNSLGGGRGSIVKGLMGAVIVLVMTNGLIRLGYGTGTNQMVLGVMLAAAVTLDIRWLKNRHKVLNEVYVAPIYQRMGDTQSAEPGSGSPYALNNDLAKTTYIGLGELEGPEDVILDANDHLYCGTRHGEIIRFFAPDYQKSEVFAHTGGFPLGLAFDRAGNLISCVGAMGLYSISRDRTVTKLTAETRRSWTSVVDDARLRDPNDCDVAPDGRIFFTDSTKRYDAHDWALDSIEARPTGRLLCYDPATGKTTTLLDNLLYANGVCIAHDGQSLFLAESWACRVHRYWFDGPKAGQVECVIKDMPGYPDNINRASDGTYWMAWLGMRTPSFDLSLRHPAMRKRMTRRLPQDEWLFPNINTGGVVKFDETGKIIATLGDLTGTSHPMVTSMREHKGDLFVGGILNNRIGRHRLSGADPDWTGLTSYWGGAK; encoded by the coding sequence ATGTCCTTTCGGGAAACACGGCAGCGCTGGCGTTACAATTTTATCCCCGATCATCTGATCGGGGAAATCCTTACCAAGCGCTGGACGGACAGTGCCATTCCGTTCCTGGCGCTGGTCATCACCATCGTTGGCTTCGGCACGGTCATCGACGGATTCTTCAAGCCAGCTTCGCTCAGCGGCTCCACGAGGCAACTGGGCGAATTTTCGATCGTCGTCACGGGGCTCACTATTGTCATGCTGGGTGGCGGCATCGATCTCTCTGTGGGCTCGATCTTTGCCCTCGCTGCCTTTGCGGCTGTTTCTTCGCTCTTCATCTTCGACCTCCCGATTTGGGTGGCCCTGTTCGCTGCCATCTCGGTCGGTGCCGTTTTCGGAGCAGTCAACGGCTTTCTGATCGGCTACGTACGGCTGCGTGCCTTCCTGACGACTCTTGTCACCTTTATTATCGGCCGCGCGATTTACGACATACTCGTGGTCAATTTTGCCTCTCAGGTTCAGCTCTCGGACGTAACGTCAGACACCTGGGACTTCATCGGCGATGGCACTGTCTTTGGCATCCCTATCAGCGTCGTCGTCGCACTTTTCATCGCCCTTCTCGCACATATCGCCCTCACCCGTTCTCGACCCGGCTGGCACATCCTGGCAGTCGGTGGCTCGCGCCGCTCGGCCCACAATGCTGGCATCCAGGTGCGCGAAACTGTCTTCATGACCTATGTCATTTCCGGTATCTGCTGTGGCGTGGCGGCATTCCTGTTTGCCTGCCGTTTGAGTGGGGCCGGGCCGGGAACAGGCCACAACCTCGAAATCATGGCGCTGACCGCCGCGGTCGTCGGCGGTAACAGCCTCGGCGGCGGGCGTGGCTCCATCGTCAAAGGGTTGATGGGCGCCGTCATTGTTCTGGTCATGACAAACGGGCTTATTCGCCTCGGCTATGGCACGGGCACCAATCAAATGGTGCTGGGTGTAATGCTCGCCGCTGCCGTGACGCTCGACATACGTTGGCTCAAGAACCGCCACAAGGTGCTCAACGAAGTCTATGTGGCACCTATATATCAGCGCATGGGCGACACCCAATCGGCCGAACCTGGTTCCGGCTCACCCTATGCGCTCAACAACGATCTCGCCAAGACGACCTATATCGGCCTGGGAGAGCTGGAGGGACCAGAAGACGTCATCCTGGACGCCAACGATCATCTCTATTGCGGCACCCGGCACGGCGAGATTATCCGCTTTTTCGCGCCCGACTATCAGAAGTCCGAAGTATTCGCCCATACCGGCGGATTTCCGCTGGGCCTGGCCTTTGACCGCGCGGGCAACCTTATCTCCTGCGTCGGCGCTATGGGGCTCTATTCTATCTCCAGGGACCGAACCGTCACCAAACTCACCGCGGAGACACGCCGCAGCTGGACCTCGGTCGTCGATGACGCGCGCCTGCGCGACCCCAATGATTGTGACGTTGCGCCGGACGGTCGAATCTTCTTCACAGATTCTACCAAGCGCTACGATGCCCATGACTGGGCGCTGGATTCGATCGAGGCTCGCCCGACAGGCAGGTTGCTCTGCTATGATCCAGCGACAGGCAAGACCACGACGCTGCTCGATAACTTACTTTATGCAAATGGCGTCTGCATCGCCCATGACGGACAATCGCTGTTCCTTGCCGAATCCTGGGCATGCCGTGTCCATCGTTACTGGTTCGACGGGCCAAAGGCTGGCCAGGTCGAATGCGTCATCAAGGACATGCCGGGCTATCCCGACAACATAAACCGCGCTTCCGACGGTACCTATTGGATGGCCTGGCTCGGTATGCGGACGCCGAGCTTCGATCTCTCGCTCCGCCACCCAGCCATGCGCAAGCGCATGACGCGCCGACTGCCGCAGGATGAATGGCTGTTCCCTAATATCAATACCGGCGGGGTCGTCAAATTCGATGAAACCGGCAAAATCATCGCGACGCTCGGCGATCTTACTGGCACGTCGCATCCGATGGTGACCTCCATGCGCGAACACAAGGGCGACCTTTTTGTGGGTGGCATTCTCAACAACCGTATCGGCCGTCATAGACTCTCCGGCGCAGATCCTGATTGGACGGGCCTCACATCATACTGGGGTGGGGCCAAATGA
- a CDS encoding YicC family protein: MTGFARTSGAVGDFLWTWELKTVNGRSLDVRCRVPQGFEAMDGLVRQAAAEHLKRGNLSANLSVDEIASRGRLTVNRGALDQVLALVGELQGKLDARAPSIDGLLGLKGVREVETPLVDADIMAKRQLAIESGLKLAMTELGAMRRVEGGRLGKMVLSHLDEVERLRVASVATAGAQPLNIRLRLEEQLKQLMPEGVPVEPERLVQELAIIAGRADVREEIDRLAAHVAAARDLISKGGAVGRKLDFLCQEFNREANTLCSKAADLALTNLGIELKAAIEQLREQIQNIE, translated from the coding sequence ATGACCGGATTCGCGCGCACCAGCGGCGCAGTCGGTGACTTTTTATGGACCTGGGAACTCAAGACCGTCAACGGGCGCTCGCTTGACGTCCGCTGCCGTGTGCCCCAGGGGTTCGAGGCGATGGACGGGCTGGTGCGCCAGGCTGCGGCCGAACATCTCAAGCGCGGCAACCTGTCGGCCAATCTCAGTGTCGATGAGATTGCCAGCCGGGGGCGCCTGACCGTCAATCGCGGAGCGCTGGATCAGGTCCTGGCGCTGGTCGGCGAATTGCAGGGCAAGCTCGATGCCCGCGCACCCAGCATCGATGGTCTCCTTGGTCTCAAAGGTGTGCGGGAGGTGGAAACGCCGTTGGTCGATGCTGACATCATGGCCAAGCGACAGCTGGCAATCGAATCCGGCCTGAAGCTGGCAATGACCGAACTTGGCGCCATGCGCCGGGTCGAGGGCGGGCGCCTCGGCAAAATGGTGCTGAGCCATCTCGACGAAGTCGAACGGCTCCGTGTTGCCTCTGTCGCAACCGCGGGCGCCCAGCCGCTCAATATCCGCCTGCGCCTGGAAGAACAGCTGAAGCAGTTGATGCCCGAAGGCGTACCGGTCGAACCGGAACGCCTGGTGCAGGAATTGGCCATCATCGCCGGCCGTGCAGATGTCAGAGAGGAAATCGATCGCCTCGCAGCCCATGTGGCGGCGGCGCGCGACCTGATCTCCAAGGGAGGCGCGGTCGGCCGCAAGCTCGATTTCCTGTGCCAGGAATTCAACCGCGAGGCGAACACATTGTGTTCCAAGGCGGCCGATCTGGCCTTGACCAACCTGGGGATCGAGCTTAAGGCAGCGATCGAACAGTTGCGTGAGCAAATCCAGAATATTGAGTGA
- a CDS encoding carboxymuconolactone decarboxylase family protein, with the protein MATVKLPSIAEAERNPAVKEVFDDIRATRKSDFINNIWRGLAGSPDLLKRVWAQIKIVMATPSEFDPLTKELIYIAVSTANGCSYCVHSHTAAARAKGMTDAQHAELMAIISLAGQTNHLVTAMQIPLDPEFEVKA; encoded by the coding sequence ATGGCGACCGTAAAGCTGCCGAGCATTGCCGAGGCCGAGAGGAATCCGGCCGTGAAGGAAGTCTTCGACGATATCCGCGCCACGCGGAAGTCCGATTTCATCAACAACATATGGCGCGGACTGGCCGGCAGTCCCGATCTCCTGAAGCGAGTCTGGGCGCAGATCAAGATCGTCATGGCAACGCCCAGCGAATTCGATCCGCTCACCAAGGAGTTGATCTACATCGCCGTCTCAACCGCCAACGGCTGTTCCTATTGCGTCCATTCCCACACAGCGGCGGCCCGCGCCAAGGGCATGACCGACGCACAGCATGCGGAACTGATGGCAATCATCAGCCTCGCCGGCCAGACCAATCACCTGGTGACGGCAATGCAGATCCCGCTAGACCCGGAGTTCGAGGTGAAGGCGTGA
- a CDS encoding FecR domain-containing protein translates to MALTKREFLLTLPLAAVACPALFGLARSRPASAQDGLAGRVSRLAGTAIVVRQGAETPLAVEQAINIADTIRTAADSRAEVTFTDGSVLTVGPNSDVAVSFFAPEANESAAILDLVSGIARMTVNKATAWGRFEVRTTTAVASVRGTDYLVEALPEKSSVFVAEGRVAVSSRVGAGTVVLREGQGVDVTGEYVDLVAKFWGEKRRVEALARVTIP, encoded by the coding sequence ATGGCCCTCACCAAACGAGAATTTCTGCTGACACTGCCTTTGGCGGCAGTCGCTTGCCCGGCTCTGTTCGGTCTCGCCAGATCCCGGCCGGCATCGGCCCAGGACGGGCTTGCTGGTCGCGTCTCCCGGCTGGCCGGGACAGCGATCGTCGTCCGGCAAGGTGCGGAAACGCCACTCGCCGTCGAACAGGCGATCAACATCGCAGACACCATCCGCACGGCTGCGGATAGCCGCGCCGAGGTCACCTTCACCGACGGCTCAGTCCTGACGGTCGGCCCCAACAGCGACGTGGCTGTCTCCTTTTTCGCGCCGGAGGCCAATGAGTCGGCGGCTATCCTTGACCTGGTCTCCGGCATTGCCCGCATGACGGTCAACAAGGCCACGGCCTGGGGCCGCTTCGAAGTCAGAACCACAACAGCAGTGGCATCCGTGCGCGGCACGGATTATCTCGTCGAGGCATTGCCGGAAAAGAGCTCGGTCTTCGTTGCTGAGGGGCGCGTTGCGGTTTCCAGCCGGGTCGGTGCAGGCACGGTCGTCTTGCGCGAGGGCCAGGGCGTCGACGTGACCGGCGAGTATGTCGATCTGGTTGCCAAATTCTGGGGCGAGAAGCGCCGTGTCGAAGCATTGGCGCGGGTGACAATCCCATAG
- a CDS encoding sugar ABC transporter ATP-binding protein: MTDPIIEMQKVTKAYRGVPAVREIDFDLRSGEIHALLGENGAGKSTLTKIMAGVVEATSGRMLYRGQEVAFKTPHEALQEGIAMVFQETSLVPSMTVAQNLYLGEEKFLNRLRGIYISAQQFLQSLNFPVDPAAIVETLGSAKRQMVEIARAVHHNAEVIIFDEPTATLTPEEKRHFFALMQRLKARGVSIVFISHALEEALAHADRITILRDGEHVITANAADFDRDKIVRAMVGRALSDELYGKHRDVATLRKAGAKVLSVEDISMGAVVRNNSFSVFEGQITGVFGLIGSGRTETFKIVSGIYKRDFLRGGEIQLDHRPVRYVVPREAVRDGIVYVTEDRKAEGFFETMSIAENLFSGLLASGREKHSYVSLREMQALAAEWKGTLNIRAINDNARVVELSGGNQQKVVIGKGLVQKPRIIIFDEPTRGVDVGAIAEIHQLINRLADEGLAVVVISSYLPEIMNLSDRILVCRQGRIVEEFSPTDATEEKIMYAAVH, translated from the coding sequence ATGACAGACCCGATCATTGAAATGCAGAAAGTCACCAAGGCCTATCGTGGCGTACCGGCGGTGCGTGAGATCGACTTCGATCTGCGTTCCGGCGAAATCCACGCGCTGCTCGGTGAAAATGGCGCCGGCAAATCGACGCTTACCAAGATCATGGCCGGTGTGGTCGAAGCCACCAGCGGTCGCATGCTCTATCGCGGCCAGGAGGTGGCATTCAAGACACCGCATGAGGCCCTGCAGGAGGGCATCGCCATGGTGTTCCAGGAAACCAGTCTGGTACCGTCCATGACGGTGGCGCAGAACCTCTATCTCGGCGAAGAGAAGTTCCTCAACAGACTGCGCGGCATCTACATCTCAGCCCAGCAGTTCCTGCAATCGCTGAATTTCCCGGTAGATCCCGCGGCCATCGTGGAAACGCTTGGCTCCGCGAAACGGCAGATGGTCGAAATCGCCCGCGCCGTTCATCACAATGCCGAGGTGATTATCTTCGATGAACCGACCGCGACGTTGACGCCAGAGGAGAAGCGCCATTTCTTTGCCCTCATGCAGCGTTTGAAGGCGCGGGGCGTCTCTATCGTCTTTATCAGCCATGCGCTGGAGGAAGCTCTGGCGCATGCCGACCGCATCACCATCCTGCGCGACGGCGAGCATGTCATCACCGCAAATGCCGCAGACTTCGACCGTGACAAGATCGTGCGTGCCATGGTCGGGCGCGCGCTGTCCGACGAACTCTACGGGAAGCACCGCGATGTCGCGACCCTGCGCAAGGCCGGCGCTAAGGTGCTGTCGGTAGAAGATATTTCGATGGGTGCCGTCGTGCGCAACAACTCCTTCTCGGTCTTTGAGGGGCAGATCACGGGCGTGTTCGGCCTTATCGGCTCCGGCCGGACGGAGACCTTCAAGATCGTGTCCGGCATCTACAAACGCGACTTCCTGCGCGGTGGCGAAATACAGCTCGACCACCGGCCGGTGCGTTATGTCGTGCCCCGCGAGGCCGTGCGTGATGGCATCGTCTATGTGACCGAGGACCGCAAGGCCGAGGGCTTCTTTGAAACGATGTCTATCGCCGAGAATCTCTTTTCCGGCCTGCTCGCCTCGGGCCGCGAGAAGCACAGCTATGTTTCCTTGCGCGAGATGCAGGCATTGGCGGCGGAATGGAAGGGCACGCTTAACATCCGCGCCATCAACGACAATGCCCGCGTGGTTGAACTCTCCGGCGGCAACCAGCAGAAGGTCGTGATCGGCAAGGGATTGGTGCAAAAGCCTCGAATCATCATCTTCGACGAGCCGACCCGAGGTGTCGATGTCGGCGCCATCGCCGAAATCCATCAACTGATCAACCGCCTGGCCGATGAAGGTCTCGCCGTCGTGGTGATCTCATCCTATCTGCCGGAGATCATGAATCTGTCGGACCGCATTCTGGTTTGCCGCCAGGGTCGCATTGTCGAGGAGTTCTCGCCGACCGATGCCACGGAGGAGAAGATCATGTATGCTGCAGTTCACTGA
- a CDS encoding SDR family NAD(P)-dependent oxidoreductase yields the protein MSKSFRSILITGASSGLGAALATGYARTGVTLHLGARRGDLLAELASACRAKGAEVNTRVVDVTMAAEMAQWIAEAHKLRELDLVIANAGISGGTSDGPESDAQVRAIFAVNVDGVLNTVLPVVPLMAKSGRGQIAIMASLAGHRGFPSAPAYCGSKAAVKVWGEGLRGDLADLGIGVSVIMPGFVTTAMTAVNDFPMPFLMPPERAVEIIMRGLGRNKARIAFPLPTAFIAWLLGTLSPAITDRLLRAAPKKRSGPG from the coding sequence ATGAGCAAGTCCTTTCGATCCATTCTTATCACCGGCGCCAGCTCCGGGCTTGGGGCGGCGCTGGCCACGGGCTATGCCAGGACCGGCGTCACGCTCCATCTTGGTGCCCGCCGGGGCGACCTGCTGGCCGAGCTGGCGTCGGCATGTCGCGCCAAAGGTGCCGAGGTCAATACGCGCGTTGTCGATGTAACAATGGCGGCGGAAATGGCGCAGTGGATCGCCGAGGCGCATAAGTTGCGAGAATTGGATCTGGTCATCGCCAATGCCGGCATTTCGGGTGGCACCTCGGATGGGCCGGAGAGCGATGCGCAGGTGCGTGCTATCTTTGCCGTCAACGTCGACGGCGTTCTCAACACGGTTCTGCCGGTGGTGCCCTTGATGGCAAAGTCCGGCCGCGGCCAGATCGCGATCATGGCCTCGCTCGCCGGACATCGGGGTTTTCCAAGTGCGCCTGCCTATTGCGGTTCGAAGGCGGCGGTCAAGGTCTGGGGTGAGGGATTGCGCGGCGATCTGGCGGATTTGGGCATCGGCGTCAGCGTGATCATGCCGGGCTTCGTCACGACCGCGATGACAGCGGTCAATGATTTTCCAATGCCCTTCCTGATGCCGCCGGAACGCGCGGTCGAGATCATCATGCGGGGGCTGGGACGCAACAAGGCACGGATTGCCTTTCCCCTGCCCACTGCCTTCATTGCCTGGCTGCTCGGTACGCTGTCGCCAGCGATCACGGACCGGCTATTGCGCGCGGCACCCAAGAAAAGGTCCGGTCCTGGATAG
- a CDS encoding adenylate/guanylate cyclase domain-containing protein: MASIGDGNRTAKRGWLGFVLALVLGIGVAVLHISAHPNLESFEQGVTLDWRFRLRGSQPPPNDIAIIVIDDRSLAKLGQWPFPRSVLADVINRLNDAGAKTIGLDIILSEHEPDASGAGDRALADALARHGRTVLAMAMLFNDGSPAGSPVKDVDKISLAAFKDTRSITADGMLRPLAEFEAVTAVGHTNQQSDDSGQTRAQYPVIGYGEWFIPSFSLMVAALQQDLSRGSIGVSRDGRLVLGPHKIEMDHAYGLALNYLGPAGTFRTYSVLDLLEDRIPHPLLKDRAILVGATATSLGDIFTTPYALNLPGVEVLATGVANLLHGDSIIRTVEQRFYESLAIVLLAVAAWFLGAKSPGPRWGLLFNMLLLISWFAMCQALFVLEYRWVAVAGPSSAIVIGAVLGAIGRMVYERRLRSEVERQRGNLARYVPPTMVETLAERARPAFDEREQMAAVLFVDLQGFTHASESRSPADTAHFLKEFHGQLEEVVTAHRGIVAQFLGDGALALWGLPQPQQDDPAAALACARDMLLRLARWQPNIPARVGLHFGPVAMAQLGGRHQAQLAAAGDTVNVASRLEAAAKSIGAILVISDDMVSAVRDLGHDDLIRGLTLRVDQPVRGRDKPITFWSCANCDDLA; encoded by the coding sequence ATGGCTTCTATCGGAGATGGCAACAGGACGGCAAAACGAGGTTGGCTTGGCTTCGTGCTCGCCCTTGTGCTCGGCATTGGCGTTGCCGTCCTGCACATCTCCGCGCATCCAAATCTGGAATCTTTCGAGCAGGGCGTCACCCTGGACTGGCGTTTCAGGCTGCGTGGCTCACAGCCGCCACCGAACGATATTGCCATCATCGTGATCGATGACCGGTCGTTGGCTAAACTTGGGCAATGGCCGTTCCCGCGCTCCGTTCTTGCCGACGTCATCAATCGCCTGAACGACGCGGGTGCCAAGACCATCGGCCTCGATATCATTCTGTCCGAGCATGAGCCGGATGCAAGCGGTGCCGGGGATCGCGCCTTGGCGGATGCGCTCGCCCGCCATGGGCGCACTGTGCTCGCCATGGCCATGCTGTTCAATGATGGCTCGCCGGCGGGCAGTCCCGTCAAGGATGTCGACAAGATTAGCCTTGCCGCTTTCAAGGACACCAGATCGATCACCGCCGATGGGATGTTGCGCCCGCTTGCCGAGTTCGAGGCGGTAACCGCCGTTGGCCATACCAACCAGCAATCGGACGATTCCGGACAGACCAGAGCGCAATATCCGGTGATTGGGTATGGAGAGTGGTTCATCCCATCATTTTCATTGATGGTCGCCGCCCTCCAGCAGGATTTGTCGAGAGGATCAATCGGTGTCAGCAGAGATGGCAGGCTTGTCCTGGGCCCGCACAAGATCGAAATGGATCACGCATATGGTCTGGCGCTCAACTATCTAGGCCCAGCCGGTACGTTCCGCACCTATTCGGTGCTTGACCTGCTGGAGGATCGCATCCCCCATCCTTTGCTGAAGGACAGGGCGATCCTAGTCGGAGCTACGGCGACTTCGCTCGGCGATATCTTCACGACACCCTATGCCCTCAATTTGCCGGGTGTCGAGGTGCTGGCGACGGGCGTTGCCAATTTACTCCATGGGGACAGCATCATTCGCACAGTTGAGCAGCGCTTCTATGAGTCGCTCGCCATTGTCCTGCTGGCTGTCGCAGCGTGGTTCCTGGGTGCCAAGAGTCCTGGGCCACGTTGGGGCTTGCTGTTCAACATGCTGCTGTTGATCAGTTGGTTTGCAATGTGCCAGGCCTTGTTCGTCCTGGAGTATCGATGGGTTGCCGTAGCGGGGCCGAGTTCTGCCATTGTCATCGGCGCGGTACTGGGTGCCATTGGCCGCATGGTCTATGAGCGGCGCCTGCGCAGCGAAGTTGAGCGGCAGCGCGGCAACCTCGCGCGCTATGTGCCGCCGACGATGGTGGAGACGCTGGCGGAACGGGCTCGACCGGCCTTTGACGAACGCGAACAAATGGCTGCCGTTCTCTTCGTTGACCTGCAGGGCTTTACGCATGCCAGCGAGAGTCGTTCGCCAGCCGACACAGCGCATTTCCTGAAGGAATTCCATGGGCAGCTGGAGGAGGTCGTGACGGCGCATCGCGGCATCGTTGCCCAGTTCCTGGGCGACGGTGCTCTGGCATTGTGGGGGTTGCCGCAACCACAGCAAGATGACCCGGCGGCGGCACTGGCCTGCGCGCGCGACATGTTGCTGCGCCTTGCGCGCTGGCAGCCCAATATCCCAGCCCGGGTCGGACTGCATTTCGGACCCGTGGCAATGGCGCAGCTCGGCGGGCGACACCAGGCACAGCTTGCAGCTGCCGGCGATACGGTCAATGTTGCGAGCCGGCTGGAAGCAGCGGCCAAATCGATCGGCGCTATCTTGGTAATTTCTGATGATATGGTGTCGGCCGTCCGGGACCTCGGCCACGATGATCTGATCCGGGGGTTGACCTTGCGGGTGGACCAGCCCGTGCGCGGCCGCGACAAGCCGATTACCTTTTGGTCCTGCGCCAACTGCGACGATCTGGCCTAG
- a CDS encoding ABC transporter permease: MIVRSIAARLDQERIVLAIAVALFVVAAIGLPGFFTTANIISIIRSVSVLGILAVGMAIVIIGRGIDLSAVAIMAMSVAWYLQMLGNGTPDSTALLSALGAVLLIGLANGFLVAYADVPPIFVTLASGSFVFGFVRSQLISQDAIPVPPQHWIETLGQTRWLGIPIEVFLFSSIVFLAFLFLRFTKWGRYVYFAGDNPMAARNLGMPVRPMILLRYSISALIAFVAGVLTASSLLSINTRVVNSTLLYDIVLVAVIGGIGLSGGKGGMRNVVVGALLIGIMLNAMTILDIPNIYQNLIKSTILLAAIIIDGLLNPRDEQTAQQGDI; this comes from the coding sequence ATGATTGTTCGATCCATAGCCGCGCGCCTCGATCAGGAGCGGATTGTCCTGGCGATCGCTGTCGCCTTGTTTGTCGTTGCAGCCATTGGCTTGCCCGGCTTCTTCACGACCGCCAACATCATCTCGATCATTCGGAGTGTCTCGGTTCTTGGCATCCTCGCCGTCGGCATGGCGATTGTGATCATCGGCCGCGGCATCGATCTTTCGGCCGTGGCCATCATGGCAATGTCCGTGGCCTGGTACCTGCAGATGCTCGGCAATGGCACACCTGACAGCACGGCATTGCTCAGCGCATTGGGCGCCGTTTTGCTGATTGGCCTCGCCAATGGCTTCCTCGTGGCCTACGCCGACGTACCACCGATCTTCGTGACACTGGCCAGCGGCTCCTTCGTGTTTGGCTTTGTTCGCTCGCAACTGATCTCCCAGGACGCTATACCCGTGCCCCCACAGCACTGGATCGAGACCTTGGGCCAGACCCGCTGGCTCGGCATCCCGATCGAGGTCTTTCTTTTTTCCTCGATTGTCTTCCTGGCGTTTCTTTTCCTTCGCTTCACAAAATGGGGCCGCTACGTCTACTTCGCCGGTGACAATCCGATGGCGGCCCGCAATCTGGGGATGCCAGTGCGGCCGATGATCCTCCTTCGGTATTCGATCTCGGCGCTCATCGCCTTCGTCGCCGGAGTCTTGACGGCATCCAGCCTGCTCTCCATCAATACCCGCGTCGTCAACTCGACCCTTCTCTACGACATCGTGCTCGTCGCCGTAATCGGCGGTATCGGCCTGTCCGGCGGCAAGGGCGGTATGCGCAATGTTGTTGTCGGGGCGCTGCTGATCGGCATCATGCTGAACGCGATGACCATTCTCGACATTCCCAACATCTACCAGAACCTCATCAAATCGACGATCCTGTTGGCCGCCATCATCATCGATGGACTGCTCAACCCGCGCGACGAGCAGACAGCACAGCAGGGCGATATCTAA